A section of the Stenotrophomonas acidaminiphila genome encodes:
- a CDS encoding ribosome biogenesis GTPase Der — MLPLVALVGRPNVGKSTIFNALTRTRDALVHDQPGVTRDRNYGVCRLDEDNPFLIVDTGGIAEEEEGLAGATARQARAAAAEADLILFVVDARDGTSALDDEILAWLRKLSRPTLLLINKIDGTDEQDVRSEFARYGFGEMLTVSAAHRQGLDDLLEEIVERLPEEGTTETLDDDPARVRIAFVGRPNVGKSTLVNRLLGEERMIASDVPGTTRDSISVDLERDGRLYRLIDTAGLRRKSRVDEVVEKFSVVKTLRSIEECQVAVLMLDASEGVTDQDASVLGAVLDAGRALVIAINKWDGLTDYQREQAETLLSLKLGFVPWAEVVRISAKHGSGLRELFRAVHRAHASATHEFSTSEVNKALEIAYESNPPPSIRGHVSKLRYVHPGGTNPPTFIVHGTRLKELPDSYKRYLENFFRKRFKLVGTPVTFLFREGANPYEGKKNVLTERQVKAKRRLMKHVKGRK, encoded by the coding sequence ATGCTGCCTTTGGTCGCCCTGGTTGGACGGCCGAATGTCGGCAAGTCGACCATCTTCAATGCCCTGACGCGTACGCGTGACGCTCTGGTCCACGACCAGCCCGGCGTCACCCGCGACCGCAACTACGGCGTGTGCCGGCTCGACGAGGACAACCCGTTCCTGATCGTCGACACCGGCGGCATCGCCGAGGAAGAGGAGGGCCTGGCCGGCGCCACCGCGCGGCAGGCGCGCGCCGCCGCCGCCGAGGCGGACCTGATCCTGTTCGTGGTCGATGCCCGCGATGGCACCTCGGCGCTGGATGACGAGATCCTGGCGTGGCTGCGCAAGCTGTCGCGCCCGACGCTGCTGTTGATCAACAAGATCGACGGCACCGACGAGCAGGACGTGCGCTCGGAATTCGCGCGCTATGGCTTCGGCGAGATGCTCACGGTCTCGGCCGCGCACCGCCAGGGCCTGGACGACCTGCTCGAGGAGATCGTCGAGCGCCTGCCGGAAGAGGGCACGACCGAGACCCTGGACGACGACCCGGCACGGGTGCGCATCGCCTTCGTCGGCCGTCCCAATGTCGGCAAATCGACGTTGGTGAACCGCCTGCTGGGCGAGGAGCGCATGATTGCCTCCGACGTGCCCGGCACCACCCGCGATTCGATTTCCGTGGACCTCGAGCGTGACGGCCGCCTGTACCGGCTGATCGATACCGCCGGCCTGCGCCGCAAATCGCGCGTGGACGAAGTGGTCGAGAAGTTCTCGGTGGTCAAGACCCTGCGCTCGATCGAGGAGTGCCAGGTCGCGGTGCTGATGCTCGATGCCAGCGAAGGCGTCACCGACCAGGACGCCAGCGTGCTGGGCGCGGTGCTCGATGCCGGGCGCGCGCTGGTGATCGCGATCAACAAGTGGGACGGGCTGACCGACTACCAGCGCGAACAGGCCGAAACCCTGCTCTCGCTCAAGCTCGGCTTCGTGCCCTGGGCCGAGGTGGTGCGGATCTCCGCCAAGCACGGTTCGGGCCTGCGCGAGCTGTTCCGCGCGGTGCACCGCGCACATGCCTCGGCCACCCACGAATTCAGCACCAGCGAAGTGAACAAGGCGCTGGAAATCGCCTACGAGAGCAACCCGCCGCCGAGCATCCGCGGCCATGTCTCCAAGCTGCGCTACGTGCACCCGGGCGGCACCAACCCGCCGACCTTCATCGTGCACGGCACGCGCCTGAAGGAGCTGCCGGACTCGTACAAGCGCTACCTGGAGAACTTCTTCCGCAAGCGCTTCAAGCTGGTGGGCACGCCGGTGACGTTCCTGTTCCGCGAGGGCGCCAACCCCTACGAGGGCAAGAAGAACGTGCTGACCGAGCGCCAGGTCAAGGCCAAGCGGCGGCTGATGAAGCACGTCAAAGGCAGGAAGTGA
- a CDS encoding outer membrane protein assembly factor BamB produces the protein MKLKHVAGIALVAVALSGCSTVKGWFAGKDAEAKKALEPAELVKFEPTLKVNRIWSANVGKGEGRIGVRQAPAVADGRVYAAAVEGGVHALDLQTGKQVWEYTPAKEKKKANLRLSGGPGVGEGLVVIGTLDGQVIALDAANGSEKWRARVPGEIIAAPAVAQGLVFVRSNDGRTTALDAGSGERRWFNAQELPSLTVRGNAPVVAGPGVLFIGNDDGTLAALAMQDGRPLWEQTIGTPEGRTELERMADVDGAPVLEGNNLYVTSFKNQTLAIEGPSGRPLWSRDHGGGGGLAVSSGHVVVTDGKGTVYGLDKTSGAAMWSQQALARRSVTGPAIQGDYVVVADYKGYLHWLQMGDGALAAREKSGGDPVVAQPIVAEGVLLVQNVDGKLTAWRLAN, from the coding sequence ATGAAACTCAAGCATGTGGCGGGCATCGCGCTGGTCGCGGTGGCGCTGAGCGGTTGCTCGACGGTCAAGGGCTGGTTCGCGGGCAAGGATGCCGAGGCCAAGAAGGCCCTGGAGCCGGCCGAACTGGTCAAGTTCGAGCCCACGCTCAAGGTCAACCGCATCTGGTCGGCCAACGTCGGCAAGGGTGAAGGCCGCATCGGCGTGCGCCAGGCACCGGCCGTGGCCGATGGCCGCGTCTACGCCGCGGCGGTCGAAGGCGGCGTGCACGCGCTCGACCTGCAGACCGGCAAGCAGGTGTGGGAATACACGCCCGCCAAGGAAAAGAAGAAGGCCAACCTGCGCCTGTCCGGTGGCCCGGGCGTGGGCGAGGGGCTGGTGGTCATCGGCACGCTGGACGGCCAGGTGATCGCGCTGGACGCGGCCAACGGCAGCGAAAAGTGGCGCGCGCGCGTCCCCGGCGAGATCATCGCCGCCCCGGCGGTCGCGCAGGGGCTGGTCTTCGTGCGCAGCAACGACGGCCGTACCACCGCGCTGGATGCCGGCAGCGGCGAACGGCGCTGGTTCAATGCGCAGGAGCTGCCCTCGCTGACCGTGCGCGGCAACGCGCCGGTAGTGGCGGGCCCGGGCGTGCTGTTCATCGGCAACGACGATGGCACCCTGGCGGCGCTGGCCATGCAGGACGGCCGCCCGCTGTGGGAGCAGACCATCGGCACCCCGGAAGGGCGTACCGAACTGGAGCGCATGGCCGACGTCGACGGCGCCCCGGTGCTGGAAGGCAACAACCTGTACGTGACCAGCTTCAAGAACCAGACCCTGGCGATCGAAGGCCCGAGCGGGCGTCCGCTGTGGTCGCGCGACCATGGCGGCGGTGGCGGCCTGGCCGTCTCCTCCGGCCACGTGGTGGTCACCGACGGCAAGGGTACGGTCTATGGCCTGGACAAGACCTCGGGTGCGGCGATGTGGTCGCAGCAGGCGCTGGCGCGGCGCTCGGTGACCGGCCCGGCGATCCAGGGCGATTACGTCGTGGTCGCCGATTACAAGGGATACCTGCACTGGCTGCAGATGGGCGATGGTGCCCTGGCGGCCCGTGAAAAGAGCGGGGGCGACCCCGTGGTTGCGCAACCCATCGTCGCCGAAGGCGTGCTGCTGGTGCAGAACGTGGACGGCAAGCTGACCGCCTGGCGGTTGGCGAATTAA